A window of Acinetobacter sp. TR3 contains these coding sequences:
- a CDS encoding organic hydroperoxide resistance protein produces MSLEQVVYRAKAKATGGRDGRATSSDGVLDVKLGVPKEMGGAGGEVTNPEQLFAAGYSACFLGAMKFVANRDKFKITKDAYVEGEVGIGPIPNGFGIEVTLNVYLIGMEQAEAEQLVAAAHIVCPYSNATRGNIDVNFNIVTTE; encoded by the coding sequence ATGTCTCTAGAACAAGTCGTTTATCGCGCAAAAGCAAAAGCTACAGGTGGTCGTGATGGTCGTGCAACTTCATCAGACGGTGTCTTAGATGTAAAATTAGGTGTGCCAAAAGAAATGGGCGGTGCTGGTGGTGAAGTTACCAATCCTGAACAGCTTTTTGCGGCGGGTTATTCAGCATGTTTCTTAGGTGCAATGAAATTTGTTGCAAATCGAGATAAATTCAAAATTACGAAAGATGCTTATGTTGAAGGTGAAGTGGGAATTGGTCCAATTCCAAATGGCTTTGGTATCGAAGTCACTTTAAATGTTTATCTAATTGGTATGGAACAAGCAGAAGCTGAACAACTGGTTGCCGCTGCACACATTGTTTGTCCATATTCAAACGCAACTCGTGGCAATATTGATGTGAATTTTAATATCGTAACCACTGAATAA
- the gspE gene encoding type II secretion system ATPase GspE, protein MQILKQIQIPYSFAKRHGVLLRYEGDQIFIVRRKDTARIALQEARRILGKSAHDQLCTDQEFHALLSSSYAGDTGESQQVAAGLEDHPDLLSLADQVPEAEDLMDQEDDAPIVRLINALLSEAIRVSASDIHIEAFEKKLSVRLRVDGQLREIVQPRRELAPLLVSRIKVMAKLDIAEKRVPQDGRISLRLAGREVDVRVSTLPSSHGERVVMRLLDKQAGRLNMTHLGLMKNDYERLTQLVHRPHGIILVTGPTGSGKTTTLYAALSDLNDNTRNILTAEDPIEYQLEGIGQTQVNTKVDMTFARALKAMLRQDPDVVMVGEIRDLETAEIAVQASLTGHLVLSTLHTNTAIGAVTRLKDMGIEPFLLASSLIGVIAQRLVRTLCPHCVTWRKADDFERQVFQHLKVDEYMQLPEPHGCEKCSHVGFSGRTAIYEIVPVDESMRRLIHGNAAEFELENHARRHAASIRDDGLLKVLAGKTTLEEVLRVTNEAAEV, encoded by the coding sequence ATGCAAATACTTAAACAAATACAAATTCCTTATAGTTTTGCTAAACGACATGGCGTTTTATTACGTTATGAAGGTGACCAAATTTTTATTGTGCGACGGAAGGACACCGCGCGTATTGCTTTGCAGGAAGCACGTCGAATTTTGGGGAAATCGGCTCACGATCAATTATGTACTGATCAAGAGTTCCATGCTCTATTGAGTTCGAGTTATGCAGGGGATACAGGTGAGTCACAACAAGTGGCTGCGGGTCTAGAAGATCATCCAGATTTATTAAGTTTGGCAGACCAAGTGCCTGAAGCTGAAGACTTGATGGATCAAGAAGATGATGCACCAATTGTTCGCCTAATTAATGCCTTATTGTCTGAAGCGATTCGTGTCAGCGCATCTGATATTCATATTGAAGCCTTTGAGAAAAAACTTTCGGTACGTTTACGTGTCGATGGTCAACTGCGTGAAATTGTACAGCCACGCCGTGAACTTGCGCCATTATTGGTATCACGTATTAAAGTCATGGCGAAACTGGATATTGCTGAAAAGCGAGTTCCACAAGATGGACGTATTTCATTACGTTTAGCGGGACGTGAAGTGGATGTACGTGTATCGACTTTACCTTCTTCGCATGGTGAACGAGTGGTCATGCGTTTACTAGACAAGCAAGCTGGGCGTTTAAACATGACTCATCTTGGTTTAATGAAAAATGACTATGAGCGTTTAACGCAATTGGTACATCGCCCACATGGCATTATCTTGGTGACAGGCCCAACAGGTTCGGGTAAAACCACAACCTTGTATGCTGCATTGTCTGATCTTAATGACAATACACGTAATATTTTGACTGCCGAAGATCCGATTGAATATCAATTGGAGGGGATTGGTCAAACGCAGGTCAATACTAAAGTCGATATGACCTTTGCACGTGCATTAAAAGCGATGCTACGCCAAGATCCAGATGTGGTGATGGTGGGTGAGATTCGTGATCTTGAAACTGCTGAAATTGCGGTACAAGCCTCTTTAACGGGTCACTTAGTGCTATCAACACTGCATACCAATACGGCAATTGGTGCGGTAACACGTTTAAAAGACATGGGGATCGAACCATTCTTGTTGGCAAGTTCTTTGATAGGTGTTATTGCGCAACGTCTTGTTCGGACCTTGTGTCCACATTGCGTGACTTGGCGAAAAGCTGATGATTTTGAGCGACAAGTGTTTCAGCATCTCAAAGTTGATGAATATATGCAGTTGCCTGAACCGCATGGTTGTGAAAAATGTTCACATGTTGGCTTTAGCGGACGAACTGCAATTTATGAAATTGTGCCAGTAGATGAGTCGATGCGCCGTTTGATTCATGGTAATGCAGCTGAGTTTGAATTAGAAAATCATGCGCGTCGTCATGCTGCTTCGATTCGTGATGATGGTTTATTGAAAGTGTTAGCTGGAAAAACCACATTAGAAGAAGTATTGCGTGTGACGAATGAAGCTGCGGAAGTGTAA
- a CDS encoding mechanosensitive ion channel family protein: MPDSNIPKDVASSLTSIFTNINFERLSEIVVAIILAFIGFVIARLVSNAFIRTIGNRFNAHQRLLWRRGIFYFIFLLFIMTSLREAGFKLSVFLGAAGILTVALGFASQTSATNLISGLFLIGEGSFEVGDTIQITLIRGQTIEGQVISIDLLSVKLLTLDNVYIRLPNEQLIRTPVMNLSKYPIRRIPITLAINFHEDIIKVRQVLLDVAAKYPLVMDDPKATVTVTAFRESSIELLFAVWCRQENALKVRDEMQERVRNGFLENQIEIPVPKMGLIDRPLPLEDDEVDQYANQKELKKAEKEK, translated from the coding sequence ATGCCCGACTCAAATATTCCAAAGGATGTTGCTAGTAGCCTCACCAGTATTTTCACCAATATTAACTTCGAACGTTTAAGTGAAATCGTTGTTGCGATTATTTTAGCGTTTATTGGTTTTGTAATCGCAAGACTGGTATCGAATGCCTTCATTCGTACAATTGGAAATCGTTTTAATGCCCATCAACGCTTGCTATGGCGTAGAGGGATTTTTTATTTTATTTTCCTGTTATTTATTATGACCAGCTTAAGAGAGGCTGGATTTAAACTCAGCGTGTTCTTGGGTGCAGCAGGAATTCTGACCGTTGCTTTGGGTTTTGCATCACAAACATCGGCAACCAATTTGATCAGTGGTTTATTTTTGATCGGAGAAGGTTCATTTGAAGTTGGTGATACGATTCAAATTACCTTAATTCGCGGACAAACGATTGAAGGACAAGTCATTTCAATTGACCTCCTCTCAGTTAAATTGCTAACACTAGATAATGTGTATATTCGTCTACCAAACGAACAATTGATTCGAACACCCGTCATGAATTTATCAAAATACCCAATACGGCGTATTCCAATTACATTGGCGATCAATTTCCATGAAGACATTATCAAAGTACGACAAGTACTTTTAGATGTTGCTGCTAAATATCCTTTGGTCATGGATGATCCGAAAGCAACCGTTACCGTAACAGCATTTAGGGAGTCATCGATTGAACTCCTTTTTGCGGTATGGTGTAGACAGGAAAATGCATTGAAAGTTCGCGATGAAATGCAAGAACGTGTCCGTAATGGTTTCTTAGAAAATCAAATTGAAATTCCTGTACCTAAAATGGGCTTAATTGATCGCCCTTTACCATTAGAGGATGACGAAGTTGATCAATATGCAAATCAAAAAGAACTGAAAAAAGCGGAGAAAGAGAAATAA
- a CDS encoding DUF2339 domain-containing protein, with the protein MYKKNKQGIIIVLVALTVLLACAIAFQWHGAIVAATIGLTVVIVHVISEIHQRLRQLEQVAPSFFAQSANINGQKIIIYAAALVALFAYANTWMWLAGGALLVLMLCLIQTISAFQTRLIHLEQYANVEPDIKALAQQRINAQNIEQYLDEAKKTETQTPVFEQHPAWMKADYQAIPNQNSQSPVDFEHQATTQTVSWWQPALDWMMHGNPILRVAVAILMVGVVLLLRFASEHWQLSLGVKLSFIAVAGVITTIAGYLLQKKNQLFAVALQGVGLAVVFLTLIFSHHFAVIASLSTASILFVILLLATVYLSLKQQALYLAMLALSMAYLAPLVIPQNHPDVIFLFGYYFLINLAVAAVNFIQPWKILHQIAFFATMFIGGATIGIYAKTYQFDTLDMILWLHIALFIWLSIRYSQLMLRTQTQDTSIDQTVPQSHQRLQPILDVGLIFSVPVLGFSLHAYLMHNSTQALTWGAVALAIVYIALNLWIKRQHPQLSILAKSFFILAVVFTALIFPLAKGAHWTSTGWVIQGTALIVWGVTERYRLSRYVGVVLVLLSSVALIFQVWSNDHFPILSTVIYAIAQFISAYYLLNYQQVEKYFSARMLSGIFLALGMYAGAIAGVELIQWQQYGLSPYLAIAVLLLASFSLVVHFTSRLQWDNVQLILLGSLLFLLYGESFAENVYSVLHWSSKLNQVSFAVASVVLALMLITLKSTISKEKLIIWSSLLWLSLASIGLAVFPIMPLIGLALIPVLYGIFLITTKNTQLLQQIPVLSLSLVWLILISLDIHSAEQYYFLPLLNLTDIFSLLIFIGLIWTIYHYKLSDEHSIEWGFKVTTILVGLLVLSSIVVRAMHHYLGTPLWGIEIWSDGDVQLSLTLLWVILAFVLMTFSSRRHIRQIWFVGAALLAIVVAKLLLLDLSQSGTLTRVISFIGSGAIMLVIAYLAPLPPALEESEKES; encoded by the coding sequence GCTGCAACAATTGGATTAACTGTTGTTATTGTGCACGTTATTTCAGAAATTCATCAGCGCTTACGCCAGCTAGAGCAGGTCGCGCCAAGTTTTTTTGCACAATCAGCGAATATAAATGGGCAAAAAATTATCATTTATGCTGCGGCACTCGTGGCACTTTTTGCTTACGCCAATACGTGGATGTGGTTAGCTGGCGGTGCATTATTGGTATTAATGCTATGTTTAATCCAAACGATCAGCGCATTTCAAACTCGACTGATTCATTTGGAACAATATGCAAATGTAGAGCCTGACATAAAGGCTTTAGCTCAGCAAAGGATCAACGCCCAAAATATTGAGCAGTATCTTGATGAAGCCAAGAAGACAGAAACTCAGACACCAGTTTTTGAACAACATCCTGCGTGGATGAAAGCTGATTATCAGGCGATACCAAATCAAAATAGTCAGTCACCTGTTGATTTTGAGCATCAAGCAACAACTCAAACAGTATCATGGTGGCAACCTGCACTTGATTGGATGATGCATGGCAATCCAATTTTACGCGTTGCAGTTGCAATATTAATGGTTGGCGTGGTGTTACTGTTACGCTTTGCTAGCGAGCATTGGCAATTAAGCTTGGGTGTGAAACTGAGTTTTATTGCTGTTGCTGGTGTTATTACGACCATTGCAGGTTATTTACTACAAAAGAAAAACCAATTATTTGCTGTAGCTTTACAAGGCGTGGGTTTGGCAGTCGTTTTTTTGACCTTGATTTTCTCGCATCACTTCGCCGTGATTGCTAGCTTAAGTACAGCGAGTATTTTATTTGTAATTCTATTATTAGCGACGGTCTATCTCAGTTTAAAACAGCAAGCCTTGTATTTAGCGATGTTAGCTTTGAGCATGGCATATCTTGCACCACTGGTGATTCCACAAAATCATCCTGATGTGATTTTCTTATTTGGCTATTACTTTTTAATTAATTTAGCTGTTGCTGCGGTTAATTTTATTCAGCCGTGGAAAATTTTGCATCAAATCGCATTTTTTGCCACCATGTTTATCGGTGGCGCAACGATTGGGATCTATGCAAAAACATATCAGTTTGACACCTTGGATATGATTTTATGGCTGCATATTGCTTTATTCATTTGGTTAAGCATTCGCTATAGCCAACTAATGTTACGGACACAAACTCAAGATACAAGCATTGATCAGACAGTTCCTCAAAGTCATCAACGTTTACAGCCTATCTTAGATGTTGGGCTTATTTTTAGTGTTCCCGTACTTGGTTTTTCCTTGCATGCATATTTAATGCATAACTCGACTCAAGCATTAACTTGGGGAGCTGTTGCATTAGCCATTGTGTACATCGCATTAAATCTATGGATTAAACGTCAACATCCGCAATTATCTATCTTGGCAAAAAGTTTCTTTATTCTTGCAGTGGTTTTTACGGCATTAATTTTCCCATTGGCTAAAGGGGCACATTGGACTTCAACGGGTTGGGTGATTCAAGGTACAGCATTAATTGTCTGGGGAGTAACTGAACGTTATCGTTTAAGTCGTTATGTGGGTGTTGTATTGGTGCTGTTAAGTTCAGTGGCACTCATTTTTCAAGTTTGGTCAAATGACCACTTTCCGATACTCAGTACAGTCATCTATGCAATCGCTCAGTTTATTTCAGCTTACTATTTATTAAATTATCAACAAGTTGAAAAATATTTTAGTGCTCGAATGCTCAGTGGAATTTTTTTAGCATTGGGGATGTATGCAGGAGCGATTGCAGGCGTTGAATTGATACAGTGGCAACAATATGGACTGAGCCCATATTTAGCAATAGCAGTTTTATTATTGGCTTCTTTCAGTCTAGTCGTTCACTTCACATCAAGATTACAGTGGGACAATGTACAGCTGATCTTATTGGGGAGTTTATTATTTCTGCTTTATGGTGAAAGTTTTGCAGAGAATGTGTATTCCGTGTTGCATTGGTCGAGTAAGTTAAATCAAGTCAGCTTTGCGGTTGCTTCGGTTGTATTGGCTCTAATGTTAATCACTTTGAAGAGTACTATTTCAAAGGAAAAACTTATTATATGGTCAAGCTTATTGTGGTTAAGTTTGGCGAGTATTGGTTTGGCGGTTTTCCCAATTATGCCATTGATTGGATTAGCCCTCATTCCAGTGTTGTATGGAATATTTTTAATAACCACTAAAAATACCCAACTTCTACAACAAATACCCGTGCTTAGTTTAAGTCTAGTTTGGTTAATTCTGATTAGTTTAGATATACATTCTGCTGAACAATATTATTTCTTACCTTTATTAAATCTTACTGATATTTTCTCCTTATTGATCTTCATCGGACTGATTTGGACAATCTACCATTATAAGTTGAGTGATGAGCATTCAATAGAATGGGGCTTTAAAGTCACCACTATTTTAGTTGGCTTATTGGTTTTGAGTAGTATTGTTGTACGTGCGATGCATCATTATCTTGGGACGCCACTATGGGGTATCGAGATTTGGTCGGATGGCGATGTGCAGTTGAGTTTGACTTTGTTGTGGGTGATTTTGGCTTTTGTTCTGATGACATTTTCAAGTCGCCGTCATATTCGACAAATCTGGTTTGTTGGAGCTGCATTATTGGCAATTGTCGTCGCTAAATTATTGCTGCTTGATCTATCGCAAAGTGGTACATTGACTCGTGTCATTTCATTTATTGGTTCAGGTGCAATCATGCTTGTGATTGCTTATCTTGCACCGTTACCACCAGCACTTGAGGAATCTGAGAAAGAGAGTTGA